A region from the Aegilops tauschii subsp. strangulata cultivar AL8/78 chromosome 5, Aet v6.0, whole genome shotgun sequence genome encodes:
- the LOC109755984 gene encoding AAA-ATPase ASD, mitochondrial translates to MMVERWAGFGSAMATVIFLWSVVQNYVPPTFRLYLTAWAAKVAACFNPYLQITISEYGAERFQRSDFFLAIEAYLSDACARRARKLKAELVKDSKNLRVTVDDHEEVTDDFSGTTIWWYASKRQSKAQVITFYPGEDERRFYKVVFHRRHRDLVVDSYLPFVLGEGRAVTVKNRQRRLFTNNASRNWNPYRSKSVWSHVPFEHPATFDTLAMHPDEKEAIVDDLMAFQESKDYYAKVGKAWKRGYLLYGPPGTGKSTMIAAMANFLDYDVYDLELTAVKNNTELRKLFIETTGKSIIVIEDIDCSIDLTGKRRKDKKASSDKDSDDDDKPKLPMDPEKDDATKVTLSGLLNFIDGLWSACGGERIIIFTTNHKDKLDPALIRRGRMDKHIEMSYCRFEGFKVLAKNYLDVIEHELFEEIQRLLKETDMSPADVAENLMPMSKKKKRDPDLCLSGLVKALKQAKEDAAAAAAAKAKEEEEAKEAEAKKDKEKEEAGLKKANEENKGKDKAPEEANGDIKEGDK, encoded by the coding sequence ATGATGGTGGAGAGGTGGGCGGGGTTCGGGTCGGCGATGGCGACCGTCATCTTCCTCTGGTCCGTTGTGCAGAACTACGTCCCTCCCACCTTCCGCCTCTACCTCACCGCCTGGGCCGCCAAGGTCGCCGCCTGCTTCAACCCCTACCTGCAGATCACCATCTCCGAGTACGGCGCCGAGCGCTTCCAGCGCAGCGACTTCTTCCTCGCCATCGAGGCCTACCTcagcgacgcctgcgcccgccgcgcACGCAAGCTCAAGGCCGAGCTCGTCAAGGACAGCAAGAACCTCCGGGTCACCGTCGACGACCACGAGGAGGTCACCGACGACTTCTCCGGCACAACCATCTGGTGGTACGCCTCCAAGCGGCAGTCCAAGGCCCAAGTCATCACCTTCTACCCCGGCGAGGACGAGCGGCGCTTCTACAAGGTTGTCTTCCATAGGCGCCACCGCGACCTCGTCGTGGACTCCTACCTGCCCTTCGTGCTCGGCGAGGGCCGCGCCGTCACCGTCAAGAACCGCCAGCGCCGTCTCTTCACCAACAACGCCAGCCGCAACTGGAACCCCTACCGCAGCAAGAGCGTCTGGAGCCACGTCCCCTTCGAACACCCCGCCACCTTCGACACGCTTGCCATGCACCCCGATGAGAAGGAGGCCATCGTTGACGACCTCATGGCGTTCCAGGAGAGCAAGGACTACTATGCCAAGGTCGGCAAGGCGTGGAAGCGCGGGTACCTCCTTTATGGACCGCCCGGCACCGGCAAGTCCACCATGATCGCCGCCATGGCCAACTTCCTTGACTACGACGTCTACGATCTCGAGCTCACAGCTGTCAAGAACAACACCGAGCTGCGGAAGCTCTTCATCGAGACCACGGGCAAGTCCATCATCGTCATAGAGGACATCGACTGCTCCATCGACCTCACCGGAAAACGCCGCAAGGACAAGAAGGCCTCTAGTGACAAGGACTCCGACGATGATGACAAACCCAAGCTACCGATGGATCCAGAGAAGGACGACGCCACCAAGGTGACGCTCTCGGGCCTCCTCAACTTCATTGATGGACTTTGGTCTGCTTGCGGGGGTGAGCGGATCATCATCTTCACTACCAACCACAAGGACAAGCTCGATCCGGCGCTGATCCGTCGAGGAAGGATGGACAAGCACATCGAGATGTCATACTGCCGCTTCGAGGGCTTCAAGGTGCTCGCCAAGAACTACTTAGATGTCATCGAGCATGAGCTGTTTGAGGAAATTCAGCGGCTGCTCAAGGAGACCGACATGTCGCCCGCCGACGTTGCAGAGAACCTGATGCCAATGtcgaagaagaaaaagagggaCCCTGATTTGTGTTTGTCGGGCCTCGTCAAGGCACTCAAGCAGGCCAAGGAAGacgcggcagcagcagcggcggccaaggcgaaggaggaagaagaggcCAAGGAGGCTGAAGCAAAGAAAGACAAGGAGAAAGAGGAGGCGGGGTTGAAGAAAGCCAATGAGGAAAACAAAGGGAAGGACAAAGCACCGGAGGAAGCCAATGGAGACATCAAGGAAGGTGACAAGTGA
- the LOC109755986 gene encoding AAA-ATPase ASD, mitochondrial has product MAAMVEKWAGLGSAMASIIFLWSMVQNHVPVTLRLYLTAWAAKLAACFSPYLQITILENSAERFQQSEFFYAVEAYLSDACSRRASRLKAELGSDSSNLQVSVDDHEEVTDEFSGVTLWWYASKKHSKGNVISFYPGEDERRFYKVVFHRSHRDLIVDSYLPFVLAEGRAVIVKNRQRRLFTNCGGRRRRYLRNSVWDHVKFEHPATFDTLAMDTDQKEAIMDDLIAFKDGKEYYTKVGKPWKRGYLLYGPPGTGKSTMIAAMANFLDYDVYDLELTSVKNNTELRKLFIEMTSKSIIVIEDIDCSIDLTGKRRKDKKASSNKDSDNEYEPDPTEPRKDDESKVTLSGLLNFIDGLWSASGGERIFIFTTNHKEKLDPALIRRGRMDKHIEMSYCRFEGFKVLAKNYLDIVEHVLFGEIRQLLEETDMSPADVAENLMPMSKKKKKDPNMCLAGLIAALKQAKKDAVTTAAVAKAKEEEEAEAKKAKEKEEPKEDK; this is encoded by the coding sequence ATGGCAGCAATGGTGGAGAAGTGGGCAGGGTTGGGTTCGGCCATGGCGAGCATCATCTTCCTGTGGTCCATGGTGCAGAACCACGTCCCGGTTACCCTCCGCCTCTACCTCACCGCCTGGGCCGCCAAGCTCGCCGCCTGCTTCAGCCCCTACCTCCAGATCACCATCTTGGAGAACAGCGCCGAGCGCTTTCAGCAAAGCGAGTTCTTCTACGCCGTCGAGGCCTACCTCAGCGACGCGTGCTCCCGCCGCGCCAGCAGGCTCAAGGCCGAGCTCGGGAGCGACAGCAGCAACCTCCAGGTCTCTGTGGACGACCATGAGGAGGTCACCGATGAGTTCTCTGGTGTGACGCTCTGGTGGTACGCTTCCAAGAAGCATTCCAAGGGGAATGTCATCAGCTTCTACCCTGGCGAGGATGAGAGACGCTTCTACAAGGTCGTCTTCCACAGAAGCCACCGTGACCTCATCGTCGACTCCTACCTGCCCTTTGTCCTCGCCGAGGGACGCGCCGTCATCGTCAAGAACCGCCAGCGCCGCCTCTTCACCAACTGTGGCGGTAGACGGAGGCGCTACCTTCGCAATAGCGTTTGGGACCATGTTAAGTTTGAACACCCGGCCACGTTCGACACGCTCGCCATGGACACCGACCAGAAGGAGGCCATCATGGACGACCTCATCGCGTTCAAGGATGGCAAGGAGTACTACACAAAGGTTGGCAAGCCATGGAAGCGGGGGTACCTATTGTACGGCCCGCCCGGCACCGGCAAGTCCACCATGATTGCCGCCATGGCCAATTTCCTTGATTACGACGTCTACGACCTCGAGCTTACGTCGGTCAAGAACAATACCGAGTTGCGAAAGCTCTTCATCGAGATGACAAGCAAGTCCATCATCGTCATCGAGGACATCGATTGCTCCATCGACCTCACTGGTAAGCGCCGCAAGGACAAGAAGGCCTCTAGTAACAAGGACTCTGACAATGAATATGAACCCGACCCGACGGAGCCGCGGAAGGACGATGAAAGCAAGGTGACGCTCTCAGGCCTACTCAACTTCATCGACGGGCTATGGTCAGCAAGCGGCGGTGAGCGGATCTTCATCTTCACCACCAACCATAAGGAGAAGCTGGACCCGGCGCTAATTCGGCGGGGTAGGATGGACAAACACATCGAGATGTCCTACTGCCGCTTTGAGGGCTTCAAGGTGCTCGCCAAGAACTACCTAGATATCGTCGAGCATGTGTTGTTTGGCGAGATCCGGCAGCTGCTCGAAGAGACCGACATGTCACCGGCCGACGTGGCAGAGAACCTGATGCCCATgtcaaagaagaaaaagaaggaccCGAACATGTGCTTGGCAGGCCTCATCGCGGCGCTCAAACAAGCCAAGAAAGACGCGGTCACGACTGCAGCAGTGGCAAAGGcgaaggaggaagaggaggcagaaGCAAAGAAAGCCAAGGAGAAAGAGGAACCGAAGGAAGATAAATGA
- the LOC109755985 gene encoding protein NUCLEAR FUSION DEFECTIVE 4 encodes MAASGCHVAHVAAQREVLEATELKKTFFSSSCVAAAMAARTRWSALAASALIQCFAGGSYCFGVYSPALKASQGYDQSALDAVAFFKDVGANVGVLSGLLAAWAPAGGRRHPWIVLLTGAALCAAGYLPMWLAVAGVVPAPLPLVCLYMLLAAQAQTFMNTADVVTAVENFPDRRGTVIGIMKGFLGLSGAILVQVQRTLRIDPGSFILMLAILPTAIALLLMYFVDVHSAHQRYNKKFLDAFSLMAVTVAGFLMVVIICDQVFVISSAGQSVCFAILLLLIMSPVAIVVWAQRSESKQREEPTSEEQTGLLLHEETAQQDSENASSSTPLAGSNSQDMLSEKAENLNVVQAMCKLDFWLLFLAMACGMGSGLATVNNISQIGGSLGYTSRETSTLVSLWSIWNFSGRFGAGYVSDHFLRSRGVSRPFFIAATLLVMGVGHAIISSGFHASLYIGSVLVGLCYGSQWALMPSITSEIFGLNHFGTIFNTVAVASPVGSYILSVRVVGFIYDKESPQGELACAGKHCFALSFMIMACVCVFGSAVAFVLFIRTRKFYRRVIYARLLSFVDK; translated from the exons ATGGCGGCTAGTGGGTGTCACGTAGCTCACGTGGCAGCGCAAAGAGAGGTCCTTGAAGCCACCGAGCTAAAAAAGACATTCTTTTCTTCCTCTTGTGttgcggcggcgatggcggccaGGACGCGGTGGTCGGCGCTGGCGGCGAGCGCGCTGATCCAGTGCTTCGCGGGCGGCAGCTACTGCTTCGGCGTCTACTCGCCGGCGCTCAAGGCGTCGCAGGGCTACGACCAGTCCGCGCTCgacgccgtcgccttcttcaaGGACGTCGGCGCCAACGTCGGGGTCCTCTCGGGCCTCCTCGCCGCGTGGGCGCCCGCGGGAGGGCGCCGACACCCCTGGATCGTCCTCCTCACCGGCGCCGCGCTCTGCGCCGCAGGGTACCTCCCCATGTGGCTCGCCGTCGCGGGTGTCGTCCCCGCCCCGCTCCCGCTCGTTTGCCTCTACATGCTGCTCGCCGCGCAGGCGCAGACCTTCATGAACACGGCCGACGTTGTCACCGCCGTCGAGAACTTCCCCGACCGCCGCGGCACCGTCATCGGCATCATGAAG GGTTTTCTTGGCTTGAGTGGCGCGATACTGGTCCAAGTACAGCGCACTCTCCGTATTGATCCCGGCAGTTTCATACTTATGCTGGCAATACTACCCACAGCCATCGCATTGCTGCTCATGTACTTTGTCGACGTCCACAGCGCTCATCAGCGGTACAACAAGAAGTTCCTTGATGCTTTCTCTCTCATGGCCGTTACTGTTGCTGGGTTCCTGATGGTTGTCATAATCTGCGACCAAGTATTCGTGATAAGTTCAGCCGGGCAGAGCGTTTGCTTCGCGATACTCCTGCTGCTGATCATGTCTCcagtagctattgttgtatgggCTCAGAGGTCGGAATCGAAGCAGCGAGAAGAACCAACGTCGGAAGAACAAACTGGTTTACTTCTTCATGAGGAGACTGCGCAGCAGGATTCGGAGAACGCCAGCTCTAGCACACCGCTTGCGGGATCTAATAGTCAGGACATGTTGTCGGAAAAAGCAGAGAACCTGAACGTGGTGCAGGCCATGTGCAAACTCGACTTCTGGCTGCTCTTCCTCGCGATGGCCTGCGGAATGGGGTCGGGGCTGGCCACCGTGAACAACATCAGTCAGATCGGGGGCTCCCTTGGCTACACGAGCAGGGAGACCAGCACTCTGGTGTCGCTATGGAGCATTTGGAACTTCTCAGGGAGGTTCGGCGCAGGCTACGTCTCTGATCACTTCCTCAGGTCGCGAGGAGTGAGCAGGCCTTTCTTCATAGCAGCAACACTTCTGGTCATGGGTGTAGGCCATGCCATCATCTCCTCCGGTTTCCACGCGTCCCTCTACATCGGCTCGGTCCTCGTCGGCCTGTGCTATGGGTCTCAGTGGGCTTTGATGCCGAGCATAACGTCAGAGATCTTCGGGCTAAACCATTTCGGCACCATCTTCAACACGGTGGCCGTCGCAAGCCCTGTTGGCTCTTACATCCTCTCGGTGCGCGTGGTCGGGTTTATCTATGACAAGGAGTCACCGCAAGGTGAGCTTGCCTGCGCTGGTAAGCACTGCTTTGCGCTCTCCTTCATGATCATGGCATGTGTCTGCGTCTTTGGGTCTGCTGTTGCTTTTGTATTGTTTATCAGAACAAGGAAGTTTTATAGGCGGGTTATATACGCCCGACTGCTCTCTTTTGTAGATAAATGA